Proteins encoded together in one bacterium window:
- a CDS encoding undecaprenyl-diphosphate phosphatase translates to MALLYLILLAGVQGLTEFLPVSSSGHLVLLQHWTSAFDGDVFLDVVLHVGTLLAVLVVYRHEVKRLLTFDAAAVQYLVALAIGTLPAVLAGLLFEDEIEALFVNPRAAAVALVVTGLILFSTRRTRSDVLRLPGGWHPVAPPLHKALLIGCAQALAIVPGISRSGSTIAASLWLRLARDEAARFSFLLSGPAIAGALVLHLLRGETTSEAGTLSMLLGACVAFLVGLVAVRLTALMVVRRHFWKFALYCVPLGVVSYIVLG, encoded by the coding sequence TTGGCACTGCTCTACTTGATCCTGCTCGCAGGGGTTCAGGGGCTGACGGAATTCCTGCCCGTGAGCAGTTCGGGGCATCTGGTCCTCTTGCAGCACTGGACCAGCGCCTTCGACGGCGACGTGTTCCTGGATGTGGTCCTGCACGTGGGGACGCTGCTGGCGGTGCTGGTGGTCTACCGGCACGAGGTGAAGCGCCTGCTGACCTTCGACGCGGCCGCCGTCCAGTACCTGGTGGCGCTGGCGATCGGCACCCTGCCGGCGGTTCTGGCGGGGCTGCTGTTCGAGGATGAGATCGAGGCGCTTTTCGTGAACCCGCGCGCGGCGGCCGTCGCCCTGGTGGTGACGGGTCTGATCCTGTTCTCCACGCGGCGGACGCGCAGCGACGTGCTCCGGCTCCCCGGCGGTTGGCATCCCGTCGCGCCCCCGTTGCACAAGGCGCTGCTGATCGGCTGCGCCCAGGCGCTGGCCATCGTGCCGGGCATCAGCCGCTCCGGCTCGACGATCGCGGCTTCGCTGTGGTTGAGACTGGCCCGCGACGAGGCCGCACGTTTCAGCTTCCTGCTGTCGGGGCCCGCCATCGCCGGCGCCCTGGTGCTGCATCTGCTGCGCGGAGAGACCACCAGCGAGGCCGGGACCCTGTCGATGCTGCTGGGCGCCTGCGTGGCCTTCCTGGTCGGGCTTGTCGCCGTCAGGCTGACGGCGCTCATGGTCGTCCGGCGGCATTTCTGGAAGTTCGCCCTCTACTGCGTGCCGCTGGGCGTGGTCAGCTACATCGTTCTGGGTTGA
- a CDS encoding response regulator, producing MATADRKDHIVQLSILIVDDTGFMRYVLRDLLMQNGLSRVAEAGSRDEALALAASLRPEAVVIDTTHEGAGGPALVTEMAGVLPAARIVAVIRTGDPAAAAAASRAGAEFTVVKPYDPAEVASLLSSLRSEPAAL from the coding sequence ATGGCCACCGCAGACAGGAAGGATCACATCGTGCAGCTGAGCATCCTGATCGTGGACGACACCGGGTTCATGCGTTACGTGCTGCGCGACCTGCTGATGCAGAACGGCCTCTCCCGTGTGGCCGAGGCCGGATCGCGCGATGAAGCCCTTGCGCTGGCCGCGTCCCTGCGCCCCGAGGCGGTCGTCATCGACACCACGCACGAAGGGGCCGGCGGTCCTGCACTGGTCACGGAGATGGCGGGCGTGTTGCCCGCCGCGCGCATCGTCGCGGTGATCCGGACGGGCGATCCGGCGGCGGCCGCCGCCGCCAGTCGCGCCGGCGCCGAGTTCACGGTGGTCAAGCCCTACGATCCGGCGGAGGTGGCGAGCCTGCTGTCGAGCCTGCGGTCCGAGCCGGCCGCGCTCTGA